A genomic stretch from Telopea speciosissima isolate NSW1024214 ecotype Mountain lineage chromosome 7, Tspe_v1, whole genome shotgun sequence includes:
- the LOC122668285 gene encoding small subunit processome component 20 homolog yields the protein MATTSEAWAVKSLNKSSGSRCFVFKSFSQRLEEIDINVFRSINPLKPEPSEGSSFFRDCLVEWRELNTAEDFISFYEEMMPWVQTLPQVLQKREKIITKLLPRLQIKARLSLEPILRLIAALSRDLLKDFCPFLPRITEALVNLLKTGAEKEPDILEQIFTSWSCLMMYLQKYLVRDVVHVLEITAHIRYYPKVYVQEFMAEAVSFLLRNAPEEQLKQGNTKAEYSNVVYGVGIFSYFQIV from the exons ATGGCGACTACCTCCGAGGCTTGGGCTGTCAAGTCTCTGAATAAATCATCTGGTTCTAGGTGTTTTGTG TTCAAGAGTTTCTCTCAGCGATTGGAAGAAATTGATATCAATGTCTTTCGAAGTATCAACCCGTTAAAACCTGAGCCGTCTGAGGGGTCTTCTTTTTTTCGAGACTGCCTGGTAGAATGGCGG GAATTGAATACTGCAGAGGACTTCATTTCATTTTACGAAGAAATGATGCCATGGGTACAAACATTGCCGCAAGTTttacaaaaaagggaaaaaataattacaaaacttCTTCCCAGATTGCAGATAAAAGCAAGATTGTCACTTGAACCTATACTCAG gTTGATTGCAGCCTTGTCCAGAGATCTCCTGAAGGACTTCTGCCC CTTTCTGCCGAGGATTACTGAAGCTTTAGTGAATCTGCTCAAAACTGGTGCTGAAAAGGAACCAGATATACTTGAGCAG ATTTTTACGTCTTGGTCGTGTCTCATGATGTACTTGCAGAAGTATCTTGTTCGGGATGTTGTCCATGTCCTGGA GATTACAGCTCATATAAGATATTACCCCAAGGTTTATGTCCAAGAGTTTATGGCTGAGgctgtttcttttttgttgagGAATGCACCTGAAGAGCAACTTAAGCAAG GCAATACAAAAGCAGAATATTCTAATGTGGTATATGGAGTTGGCATATTCAGCTACTTTCAGATCGTATGa